The Bacillus mycoides genome includes a region encoding these proteins:
- a CDS encoding leucine-rich repeat domain-containing protein, with protein sequence MFPIGEQPNIRKDLVGINNDVKELAISGKTKNIELLGELKIKELWVFAVNQKQFDKIMMHVNPELLYVYEMRVENLSILQMMSNLRALYLCWNTKNTDLWDFSYNKNLSYLLIEDFSKLEDLTPIKDGQNLEGLYLGGGIVKALNVKTLNPIGNLLKLSDLTLMNIKVKDRSLEPLMNLKRLKKLNLSNQFPMEEYAKLSVVLNNTECEFFKPYVRMESTEGKDIMMIGRKRPFLNSKTDVEKIKKYEQEFKNTQEEFRNENK encoded by the coding sequence ATGTTTCCGATAGGTGAACAGCCGAATATTCGTAAAGATTTAGTTGGAATAAATAATGATGTAAAAGAGTTAGCTATTAGCGGTAAAACAAAGAATATAGAACTATTAGGTGAATTGAAAATTAAGGAATTATGGGTTTTTGCAGTGAATCAAAAGCAGTTTGATAAAATTATGATGCATGTTAATCCTGAATTACTATATGTTTATGAAATGAGGGTAGAAAATTTATCGATACTACAAATGATGTCTAATTTAAGGGCATTATATTTATGTTGGAATACTAAAAATACTGATTTATGGGATTTTAGTTATAATAAAAACCTTTCTTATCTATTAATAGAAGATTTCTCGAAATTAGAAGACTTGACACCAATAAAAGATGGACAAAATTTAGAGGGTCTCTATTTAGGAGGAGGGATAGTAAAAGCACTTAATGTAAAAACTTTGAATCCGATTGGTAATTTATTGAAGTTAAGTGATTTAACCTTAATGAATATAAAGGTTAAAGATCGTTCTTTAGAGCCATTAATGAATTTGAAAAGGCTTAAGAAATTAAATTTATCTAATCAATTCCCTATGGAAGAATACGCCAAATTATCGGTGGTATTAAACAATACAGAATGTGAATTTTTTAAACCATATGTACGCATGGAGTCCACAGAAGGAAAGGATATAATGATGATTGGTAGAAAAAGACCTTTCCTTAATTCAAAGACAGACGTTGAAAAAATAAAAAAATATGAACAAGAATTCAAAAATACACAGGAAGAATTTAGAAATGAAAACAAATGA
- a CDS encoding DUF6630 family protein has protein sequence MPDKGIAQIIFPDSKDLETFLKEQGSYDLHEVLLKYGLTTKQFLYVDYKGEQYQEIVNFILDYEFAHQIELATQEELEKLEAFNYEFLPEKIKEANKILSPKGYGLFTYPNSGDFFALFIVKIETITKLLQEEVLLDDRIPFQERCIKYYR, from the coding sequence ATGCCGGATAAAGGGATAGCACAGATTATATTTCCTGATAGCAAGGATTTGGAAACGTTTTTGAAGGAACAAGGAAGTTATGACTTACATGAAGTCCTATTAAAATATGGATTGACGACGAAACAGTTTTTATACGTTGACTATAAAGGTGAGCAATACCAAGAAATTGTCAATTTTATTCTTGATTACGAATTTGCCCACCAAATTGAATTAGCAACACAAGAAGAACTCGAGAAATTAGAAGCATTTAATTATGAATTTTTACCTGAAAAGATTAAGGAGGCCAACAAAATACTGTCACCAAAGGGGTATGGACTATTTACATATCCAAATTCGGGCGACTTCTTCGCACTATTCATTGTAAAAATAGAGACTATAACAAAATTGCTGCAAGAAGAAGTGCTGCTCGATGATAGAATCCCTTTTCAAGAAAGGTGTATCAAGTATTATAGATAG
- a CDS encoding DUF3967 domain-containing protein, whose protein sequence is MTDEIVYSASEVYKRLEISDSTLRKYMEVLLREGFSVKKDNRGRRQYTDSDIMVIEKLIELSKHDGMTLEKAAKMIAQQIEKVNPDLIKEEPEDKSLIPFHIQEQLQQQYSVMAQEMNQSIVSMEKRLSEQAKQSNEEIKASIEQHNERVEKRLEARDETLMKTLREMQEAKKLMQEYREEVAAAKEKKKPWWKFW, encoded by the coding sequence ATGACGGACGAAATTGTTTATTCTGCTAGTGAAGTATATAAAAGGCTAGAAATAAGTGATAGCACCCTAAGAAAGTACATGGAAGTATTATTACGCGAGGGATTTTCTGTAAAGAAGGATAATCGTGGCAGACGCCAATACACAGACAGTGACATTATGGTTATTGAGAAATTAATCGAGCTTAGTAAGCATGACGGTATGACGTTGGAAAAGGCAGCGAAGATGATTGCGCAGCAAATAGAAAAAGTGAATCCGGATCTAATTAAAGAAGAACCTGAAGATAAGAGTTTAATCCCATTCCACATTCAAGAACAGCTCCAGCAACAGTACAGCGTTATGGCGCAAGAAATGAATCAGAGTATAGTATCAATGGAAAAGCGACTAAGTGAACAGGCAAAGCAAAGTAACGAGGAAATTAAAGCGAGCATAGAGCAACATAATGAACGAGTGGAAAAACGATTGGAAGCGCGAGACGAGACGCTTATGAAGACACTACGTGAGATGCAGGAAGCGAAGAAATTAATGCAGGAATACCGTGAAGAGGTCGCTGCTGCAAAAGAGAAGAAAAAGCCGTGGTGGAAGTTCTGGTGA
- a CDS encoding peptidoglycan-N-acetylglucosamine deacetylase, with protein sequence MFTKGIKITAIISLVACITLGIFMFQFFTSPAKGVMNQENSVQLASGQTKGEMKKTAPDQYNGHVRKVAYLTFDDGPSQFQKEILDILKRNNIKGTFFMIGGNIPAHKESVKRLVNEGHYPGVHSMTHSNKKLYTQGEFVEEMQQAQNIMKEVTGIHPNLVRCPYGSMPGLTQALRDKMVNVGMKEWDWTIDSSDWRLSGNPDAVVQKTISQVKENREVILMHEKPQTVQALQRIIDDLRSKGYEFEVYDEASHFPLNFWKDNRI encoded by the coding sequence ATGTTTACAAAAGGAATAAAAATAACGGCGATTATATCCCTAGTTGCTTGTATCACACTAGGAATTTTTATGTTTCAATTCTTCACTTCACCTGCCAAAGGGGTAATGAACCAAGAAAATAGTGTTCAACTGGCAAGTGGGCAAACAAAAGGGGAAATGAAAAAAACAGCACCAGATCAATACAATGGTCACGTTCGTAAAGTAGCATACTTAACATTTGATGATGGACCAAGTCAATTTCAAAAAGAAATCTTAGATATTTTAAAGCGTAATAATATAAAAGGAACTTTCTTTATGATTGGTGGAAATATCCCAGCTCATAAAGAAAGCGTAAAACGCTTAGTAAATGAAGGTCACTATCCAGGTGTTCATAGTATGACACACTCTAATAAAAAGCTGTATACCCAAGGCGAATTTGTTGAAGAAATGCAACAAGCTCAAAATATTATGAAAGAAGTAACTGGAATTCATCCAAATCTTGTTCGTTGTCCATATGGGAGTATGCCCGGACTTACACAGGCATTAAGAGACAAAATGGTAAATGTCGGCATGAAAGAGTGGGATTGGACAATAGATTCTTCAGATTGGCGGCTCTCAGGAAATCCAGATGCTGTTGTTCAAAAAACAATTTCTCAGGTTAAGGAAAATCGCGAAGTAATTTTAATGCATGAAAAACCACAGACAGTACAGGCGTTGCAAAGAATTATTGATGATCTTCGTAGTAAAGGTTATGAGTTTGAAGTATATGATGAAGCTTCTCATTTCCCATTAAATTTTTGGAAGGATAATCGCATCTAA
- a CDS encoding ribonuclease E inhibitor RraB, giving the protein MLETVHERQEREKQDIETLTALKKAGSNLSKVHYLEHYFLVDTIEIAEKIADVLHVKGYAIYKPSEQIAEDGLSYYVFIVGKNCIPTKENVWKETKHMAELAVLYSGTCNSYDGWETQIVE; this is encoded by the coding sequence ATGTTAGAAACAGTTCATGAAAGACAGGAACGAGAAAAACAGGATATAGAAACGCTAACAGCTTTGAAGAAGGCAGGATCTAATTTATCAAAAGTACATTACCTAGAACATTATTTCTTAGTAGATACTATAGAAATAGCAGAGAAAATAGCAGATGTACTACATGTAAAAGGTTATGCTATTTATAAACCATCTGAACAAATTGCAGAAGATGGGTTAAGTTACTATGTATTTATAGTGGGGAAAAATTGTATACCAACAAAAGAAAATGTTTGGAAAGAAACAAAACACATGGCGGAGTTAGCAGTTTTATATAGTGGAACATGTAATAGTTATGATGGGTGGGAAACACAAATTGTAGAGTAA
- a CDS encoding SMI1/KNR4 family protein — MNKIIKQVLNEIIDSEMVVSKKEDAYKSIETIERIYGVDLPLDYKEFLLEYGGCFIKDNRMYQPIEVTPVTPKDGFDSIGGFYGITSDAYEIESIFQTYKDILGSSVMPIADADGGDLICIGLKDKYRGKIYYWYHEGETINEDGKEYYYLIANSFEEFILKFSIHERKKSVNLDDIELFLDEDLLKD; from the coding sequence ATGAACAAAATAATAAAGCAAGTATTAAATGAAATAATTGATTCGGAAATGGTAGTATCAAAAAAAGAAGATGCATATAAGTCAATCGAAACAATTGAACGAATATATGGTGTAGATTTACCATTAGACTACAAAGAGTTTTTGCTTGAATATGGAGGGTGTTTTATTAAGGATAATAGAATGTACCAGCCAATTGAAGTTACCCCTGTAACTCCCAAGGATGGTTTTGACTCGATAGGTGGCTTTTATGGTATTACTAGTGATGCCTATGAAATTGAATCAATCTTTCAAACTTATAAGGATATTTTAGGAAGTAGTGTAATGCCTATTGCAGATGCAGACGGGGGAGATTTAATATGTATAGGCTTAAAAGACAAATACAGGGGTAAAATTTATTATTGGTATCATGAAGGTGAAACAATAAACGAAGATGGAAAAGAATATTATTATCTTATAGCAAACTCTTTTGAAGAATTTATTTTAAAATTTTCAATTCATGAAAGAAAAAAAAGTGTAAATTTAGATGACATCGAACTCTTTTTAGACGAAGATTTATTAAAAGATTAA
- a CDS encoding Imm59 family immunity protein, which produces MTRDEAKRILSEEGLKYYNWFHEKDVDPDEVLIYKEDNKWVVCATDERASIVETSIAHYGNEEEALDDFIKRVRLEKILKP; this is translated from the coding sequence ATGACAAGAGATGAGGCAAAACGAATCCTATCAGAAGAAGGATTAAAATACTATAACTGGTTTCATGAAAAAGATGTGGATCCGGATGAGGTTCTAATTTATAAAGAGGATAATAAGTGGGTTGTTTGTGCAACTGATGAGAGAGCGAGTATTGTAGAAACCTCAATTGCTCATTATGGTAATGAAGAAGAGGCATTAGATGATTTTATTAAACGAGTAAGATTGGAAAAGATATTAAAGCCATGA
- a CDS encoding YkyA family protein, producing MIYRNLAFITVLSVTLLSGCLGAKSEEKLYVAFESATKQEKTLSEDTKKLATLEKQGLELYNQITLEGKENNQVVKEKIDQAVTNIHDREKILEKEKNTLESAQNEVKSVNNYIKKLEDKELQEQAKKVQDMYKKRAESFKKLHDDYKKSLQSEQELYKMLQAKDEKLKSIHEKVKTINQSYEQIHSDQDKFNTYTNEYNQNKLTFYKQANIKIKEI from the coding sequence ATGATATATAGAAACCTTGCATTTATTACAGTTTTATCAGTAACTTTGCTGTCAGGCTGTTTAGGAGCAAAATCAGAAGAGAAATTATATGTAGCATTTGAAAGTGCTACAAAACAAGAAAAGACACTATCCGAAGATACAAAAAAATTAGCAACATTAGAAAAGCAAGGACTAGAGTTATACAATCAAATTACACTTGAAGGAAAAGAAAATAATCAAGTAGTGAAGGAAAAGATAGATCAGGCTGTAACAAACATACATGATCGTGAAAAGATATTAGAGAAAGAGAAAAACACCTTAGAAAGTGCACAAAATGAAGTGAAGTCTGTTAATAACTATATAAAGAAATTAGAAGATAAGGAATTACAAGAACAGGCTAAAAAAGTTCAAGATATGTATAAAAAACGTGCTGAATCTTTCAAGAAATTGCATGATGACTATAAAAAATCATTACAATCAGAACAAGAACTGTACAAAATGCTACAAGCAAAAGATGAAAAACTTAAATCAATTCATGAGAAAGTAAAAACGATCAATCAGTCTTATGAACAAATTCATTCAGATCAGGATAAATTTAATACATATACGAATGAGTATAATCAGAACAAATTAACCTTTTATAAACAAGCAAATATTAAAATTAAAGAAATTTAA
- a CDS encoding IS4-like element ISBce2 family transposase, producing the protein MNMHQKQELSLFAEELYRYMSPATLNQLAIEAGGMKRKRKCHGHHFLSLCVWLNQQIATTSLTQLCSQLETSTGILLSPEGLNRRFNSASVAFFRNVFTTLLQAKIGGSSTISHSLSAYFERIRILDSTTFQVPDRFAATYPGAGGCSHTAGVKIQLEYDLLSGEFSDVKIEPGKRSDQAYGATRMDMTQKNELYIRDLGYFRLQDFKSIQDKEGYYLSRLKLPTKIYRKEFETVVFKTKPAQLRPVYIQIHLEDIMNQLQPGQVYELHDVYVGSKDKLPTRIVVYRCTEEQKQKRLHDRAIREKKKGITYTERTKLLQGITVYMTNIPTEWVPKEKIYDLYSLRWQIELLFKIWKSWFRIHRCKSIKQERLECHLYGQLISILLCSSTMFKMRELLLRKKQKELSEYKAIYIIKDYFLLFHQALHKNTQELSKILLRLFNLLQRNGRKSHRYEKKTVFDILGVVYEYTTSAHQVA; encoded by the coding sequence ATGAATATGCATCAAAAACAAGAGCTGTCTTTATTTGCCGAAGAGTTATATCGATATATGTCTCCCGCTACACTTAATCAATTAGCTATAGAAGCAGGTGGAATGAAACGAAAACGTAAGTGCCATGGGCACCATTTTTTATCTTTGTGTGTATGGTTAAATCAACAAATCGCTACAACCTCTCTTACTCAACTTTGTAGTCAATTAGAAACTTCAACAGGAATTTTATTAAGTCCTGAGGGACTGAATCGACGATTTAACTCGGCTTCTGTAGCCTTCTTTCGAAATGTATTTACTACACTTCTACAAGCTAAAATTGGAGGATCATCTACAATTTCTCATTCTCTTTCTGCTTACTTTGAGCGGATTCGCATCCTTGATTCTACAACCTTTCAAGTTCCAGATCGATTCGCAGCTACTTATCCTGGTGCCGGAGGCTGTAGTCATACAGCTGGTGTGAAAATTCAATTAGAGTATGACTTGTTGAGTGGAGAGTTTTCTGATGTGAAAATTGAACCAGGAAAACGAAGTGATCAGGCATATGGGGCGACTCGAATGGACATGACACAAAAGAATGAACTATATATTCGTGACTTAGGGTATTTTCGTTTACAAGACTTTAAATCGATCCAAGATAAGGAAGGGTATTATTTATCGCGTCTTAAATTACCAACTAAAATATATAGAAAAGAATTCGAAACAGTGGTATTTAAAACAAAACCTGCTCAATTGAGACCGGTATATATACAAATTCATTTGGAAGACATCATGAACCAATTACAACCTGGCCAAGTGTATGAATTACATGATGTATATGTAGGGAGCAAAGACAAACTACCCACTCGCATTGTGGTTTATAGATGTACAGAGGAGCAAAAACAGAAACGTCTACATGATCGAGCTATTCGTGAAAAGAAAAAAGGGATTACATATACAGAGCGTACGAAACTTTTACAAGGAATTACAGTATATATGACAAACATTCCTACGGAATGGGTACCGAAAGAGAAAATCTATGATTTATATTCACTGCGTTGGCAAATTGAGCTGTTATTTAAAATATGGAAATCTTGGTTTCGAATTCATCGTTGTAAATCTATTAAACAAGAGCGATTAGAATGCCACCTTTATGGACAACTCATTAGTATCCTATTATGTTCTTCTACTATGTTTAAAATGAGAGAACTCCTGTTACGTAAGAAACAGAAAGAACTAAGTGAATATAAAGCGATTTACATAATTAAAGATTATTTCTTACTTTTTCATCAAGCACTACATAAAAACACCCAAGAATTATCAAAGATTCTCCTTCGTCTGTTTAACCTCCTACAGCGAAACGGACGAAAATCTCACAGATATGAGAAAAAAACAGTCTTTGATATTTTAGGTGTTGTGTATGAGTATACCACTTCTGCCCATCAGGTAGCATAG
- a CDS encoding recombinase family protein, giving the protein MANIYGYIRVSTKDQNEQRQLHKMMERGVEARRIFVDKASGRHFDRPQYQLLRKILSKGDMVYIDALDRMGRNYDEVISEWKYITRELQADIVVLENETLFDSRKFREMGDMGRLMEDQFLSLLSYVADQERKKIHQRQAEGIAVAKSQGKHLGRPQCNLSTLNQKQLLIIEETYPEWKNREITGVQFMALLELKKNTFYKIIKEYESTLNPNQL; this is encoded by the coding sequence GTGGCAAATATTTATGGATATATACGTGTAAGTACAAAAGATCAAAATGAACAACGTCAATTACATAAGATGATGGAACGAGGAGTGGAAGCTCGGCGTATTTTTGTCGATAAAGCAAGTGGACGACATTTTGATCGCCCTCAGTATCAATTATTACGAAAAATATTAAGTAAAGGTGATATGGTTTATATAGATGCTTTAGATCGTATGGGACGTAATTATGATGAAGTAATTTCAGAGTGGAAATACATAACAAGAGAATTACAAGCTGATATTGTTGTTTTAGAAAATGAAACTTTATTCGATAGCCGTAAGTTTCGTGAAATGGGTGACATGGGTCGGTTGATGGAAGATCAATTTTTATCTTTGCTTTCCTATGTTGCAGATCAAGAGCGTAAAAAGATTCATCAGCGACAAGCGGAAGGGATTGCTGTAGCCAAATCACAAGGAAAACATTTAGGTCGTCCTCAATGCAACCTTTCAACATTAAATCAAAAGCAACTACTTATAATAGAAGAAACGTATCCTGAGTGGAAAAATAGAGAAATAACTGGGGTTCAATTTATGGCACTGTTAGAACTGAAGAAAAATACTTTTTATAAAATAATCAAGGAATATGAAAGTACACTGAATCCAAACCAGCTATGA
- a CDS encoding DUF4262 domain-containing protein, giving the protein MDSWEKEMLQEHGWYMHAVLAEDYDEIHANYHTHGLTHKYNHQDLQIILNIDPEVAHDIFYTVVEEIKYGKKFEEGIEYYNIIENNPVIMKSFKEMNREVLRILLPDERGVLPTHPDCSEDYKTQLDNIED; this is encoded by the coding sequence ATGGATTCATGGGAAAAAGAAATGTTACAGGAGCATGGTTGGTATATGCATGCGGTATTAGCTGAAGATTATGATGAGATTCATGCCAATTATCACACTCATGGCTTAACACATAAGTATAACCATCAAGATTTGCAAATAATACTAAATATTGATCCGGAAGTAGCACATGATATTTTTTACACTGTAGTAGAAGAAATTAAATATGGAAAAAAGTTTGAGGAAGGAATTGAGTATTATAATATTATTGAAAATAATCCTGTAATTATGAAGTCCTTTAAAGAAATGAATCGAGAAGTTTTAAGAATTTTATTACCTGATGAAAGAGGGGTTTTACCAACTCATCCAGATTGTAGTGAAGATTATAAGACTCAATTAGATAACATTGAAGATTAA
- a CDS encoding IS6 family transposase produces the protein MKKPVEFKWKHYQPDIILLTVRWYLRYSLSFRDLVEMMEERGLSIAHTTIMRWVHQYGPELDERVRRHLQSTNDSWRVDETYVKVKGQWLYLYRAVDSEGNTIDFYLSESRDKQAAKRFFKKALAFSHVSRPRVITVDKNPAYPIAIQELKEEKQMPEGIQLRQVKYLNNIVEQDHRFIKKRIRPMLGLKSLRTAKRIIAGIEAMHMIKKGQTLQREKSVQNQKEFIHKLFGLAS, from the coding sequence ATGAAAAAACCAGTAGAATTCAAATGGAAACATTATCAGCCTGATATTATTTTATTAACCGTGAGATGGTACCTACGGTACAGCCTCAGTTTTCGTGATTTGGTGGAAATGATGGAAGAACGCGGACTATCTATTGCTCATACAACCATCATGCGTTGGGTACATCAATATGGACCTGAATTAGATGAACGAGTACGGCGTCATCTTCAGTCAACCAATGATTCCTGGAGAGTCGATGAAACCTATGTGAAAGTCAAAGGTCAATGGCTGTATCTGTATCGTGCCGTTGATTCAGAAGGGAATACCATTGATTTTTATCTAAGTGAATCAAGGGATAAACAAGCAGCCAAGCGCTTTTTTAAGAAAGCCTTGGCTTTTTCGCACGTTTCTAGGCCTCGTGTAATAACTGTAGACAAGAACCCAGCTTATCCCATCGCTATCCAAGAGTTAAAAGAAGAAAAGCAGATGCCTGAAGGCATCCAACTAAGACAAGTGAAATATCTCAACAATATCGTAGAGCAGGATCATCGCTTCATTAAAAAACGAATTCGCCCGATGCTTGGGTTAAAGTCCTTGCGAACTGCTAAACGAATTATTGCGGGGATAGAGGCTATGCACATGATCAAAAAAGGACAGACTCTCCAAAGGGAAAAGTCTGTCCAAAATCAAAAAGAATTTATTCATAAATTGTTTGGACTAGCTTCATAA
- a CDS encoding barstar family protein yields the protein MSNEREAIMVIDVSDIYTAKELHLLFKEKLEFPDFYGENWDAFWDCITGFVFPLPNKMIFNGWSKLEKRLPRDTKIMKECLFDCNEAHRKKPEWKSEFLFN from the coding sequence TTGAGTAATGAACGTGAAGCGATTATGGTCATTGATGTAAGTGACATCTATACTGCAAAAGAATTACATTTACTTTTTAAAGAGAAGCTTGAGTTTCCTGACTTTTACGGGGAAAATTGGGATGCCTTTTGGGATTGTATTACAGGATTTGTGTTCCCTTTGCCAAACAAGATGATTTTTAACGGATGGTCAAAGTTAGAAAAAAGGTTACCAAGAGATACAAAAATAATGAAAGAGTGCCTTTTTGATTGTAATGAAGCGCATAGAAAGAAGCCGGAATGGAAAAGTGAATTCTTATTTAATTAA
- a CDS encoding DUF3937 family protein: MNFERCYMFKNKKVIRFCLTLFVCLSVIDFTIGYFQTYLESAADIKWVIPEIWKTILIDVPESILVILGAIALYDFTKETSPKDASI, encoded by the coding sequence ATGAATTTTGAGAGGTGTTACATGTTTAAAAATAAGAAAGTAATTCGATTTTGTCTAACATTATTTGTATGTTTATCTGTAATTGATTTTACAATCGGTTATTTTCAAACATATCTTGAATCAGCAGCAGATATTAAATGGGTAATACCAGAGATTTGGAAAACTATTTTGATAGATGTTCCTGAAAGCATACTTGTTATTTTAGGTGCAATAGCTTTATATGATTTCACAAAAGAGACATCGCCAAAAGACGCATCAATCTAA
- a CDS encoding HNH endonuclease produces the protein MLGKNPTFFFIYLCVYFKSKNQGKAWLKEKRLTPHHKSSTEIELIPTDLHANIPHIGSASDLRGGK, from the coding sequence ATGTTAGGTAAGAATCCCACATTCTTCTTCATTTACCTATGCGTATACTTTAAATCAAAGAATCAAGGAAAGGCCTGGTTAAAAGAAAAAAGGTTAACACCTCACCATAAAAGTTCTACTGAAATTGAGTTAATTCCAACAGATTTACATGCTAATATACCACATATAGGTTCAGCATCAGATTTAAGAGGAGGAAAATAA
- a CDS encoding N-acetylmuramoyl-L-alanine amidase: MTVILTREDNTLVPLKNCLAISQNKSTNLFFSSHYDGSITNDVKRVITCYYKNKHWQKRYTNIYSNIYRQ; this comes from the coding sequence ATGACTGTGATTTTAACGCGTGAAGATAATACGTTAGTACCATTAAAAAATTGCTTAGCTATTTCTCAAAATAAATCAACTAATCTCTTTTTTAGTAGTCATTATGATGGTTCCATAACTAATGATGTAAAAAGAGTAATAACCTGCTATTACAAGAACAAACATTGGCAGAAACGATACACTAACATTTATTCAAACATATACAGGCAATAA